GTGAGAAAAAAGTACCTTATCAGACACTTATAAATGCTTTACTTAGAAAAGAACTACAGTCAGTATAACAAAACCTCGTAGCCAATAAATGCCCTAGCGGTCATTTATTGGCTAGAGTCAACCGTTATAAACACAAGGAGACAAAACTATGGCAAATTTTTTTGCATTTATATTTTTCGGTTCAATTATTGGACTTATAGTTGGTATGTTCAAACCAAAGGCAGTTGTTAGGTGGAAAGAGGAAGCTTCACGAAAAGATGTTTTTAAAATATATCTTTCCTCAGTATTGGTAAGTTTAGTTGCAATAGGTATTTTTGCCCCAAAAGTTGAAAATAATAATAATGGTACAAAAGAAGAAGTGTCAATGACAGCCAAAGAAAAGCAACCTACAGTAGATGAAGATTACGAAAAAGACAAACAGGAAGTTTTAAAATTACTAAATATGTCTTATCATGATCTATTTCAAGTTGAAAAAGATTTTTCGTATTTTCAAAAAAATATAGATAGTGATATCTATACAGCTATTTCAAGTGCAAAAAGAAATGAACCAAAGATAATGAAGCTAACATACAAATCCTATCCAGATAACTTTGAAGATAGCAAAACAGAGGATATTGTAGAAAAATATATAGAGACACTACATAATTCAAATTTATTTTTACAAATGGCATACAATAACTTTCTTGATTATGTAGATAACAAGAAGCCTACATTAGTTGTAAAGTTTAAAGAAAATATACAATATTATCAAGCTTCAAAAATGCAAACTATCACACAAGCATTTTCTATCGGAGAAAAATACAAGTTAGCTTATGATGAGATGACAGAGACTTGGAGAGAGAAAAAATTTATTGAAGAAGATAAAAAGGAACTTCAAACAAAACAAGATAATCTTAAACAGACAAAACCATTTATAAATATGAAAGATTTCGATCCAAACACGCCTAAATATATCATTGCTGGTTTTATTACTACTTGGCAATACAAAGACTTTAAAGAAATGGTTCAATATACGCAGAAAAGTTGGAGAGACAGAGAAAATTCACCTGCTGGATATCTACTTAATAGTTTTGAATATAAAACATTAACAGATGCAAAGATTGAGAACATAAAAAAAAGAACAGATGATTTTTATGTTGCAATAATATCAATAAAATATAAAAATAGTTTTAACAATAAAGAAACTGTGGTCAAAATAACACCGACCATCATTAAAGAAGATGGAAAGTTTGGATTTAATCCAATTTCAGCGATAAGAGAACAGTAAGGTTTATAACAAAACTTTGGAGAGAAATATTTGACCCTAGCGGCTCAAATATTTCTCAACTCAACCGTTGTACTTACAAAATTAACTTTTAAGTAATATAAACTATTTATCAAATTAAATCAAAGGAATTAAAAAATGTTTTTAGCATCACTATCATATAAACAAAGAAAGGTTTTCTTAGGACTAGCAAAAGAAATATTAACCATAGATGACGGAATTATGGATAACCATGAAGAGGACTATCTAAGAGGTTTATGTTCAGAAATGTCATTAAGCTTTAATGATGAATTAACAGTTAAAAAATCAGAGATTAAAGATTATTTTAATGAAATAGAATCAAAAAAAATATTATTATTAGAATTGGTAGCACTAGGACATTCAAACAAAGATTATCATGAAGCACAAGATAAATATACAGATGAAATTTGTAATTTAGTTAATATCCCTATGAAAGAACTCAAAAACATAGAAAGCTTACTAGAACAATACAATAAAATTCAAAATAAATTTATATCATTTATAGAGAGCTGATTATGGGGTTTTTAAAAAGAACAGCTAATTTTGTAACATTTGGTGCAGTTGATAGAAGTGATGCAAAAAAAATTACAAAAAATGCCAACAAAAGAAAAGATGATATCAAAGAAGAGCTAGATGATGCAAAAGAAAATACACAAAATGATATTAAAAATTTAGGGATTTTAAAAGAAACTACATATTCAGAAACAATTAGTAGTTTTGTTAAATCATATGAAGTTATAGGAAAAGTTGATTTAAAACCATTAAAACAAAATGAAGCTTTGGATTATGATATTTTTCAAGCAGATTTTAAAGAAATGCAAATTATAACAACAAATATAAAAGAAATTTCTACAGCTGTTGTAGGTGGTGCATTAATAGGTACAACAGCAGCATTTGGTGCCATGGGAACTGCAGCAATTATAGGAACAGCCTCAACTGGTACGGCAATAGGAACATTATCTGGAGTAGCTGCAACTAATGCTACTTTGGCATGGCTTGGTGGTGGAGCAATAGGTGCAGGTGGTGCAGGTATGACTGGGGGAATGGTAGTCCTTGGAGGAATAGCACTAGCACCTGTCGTAGTGTTTGGAATGTTTATCGGAACAAATAAAGGAAAGCAAGTATTAAATGAAGCTAATAATTATTCTGATGAAATTGATGTACTTGTAGAAAAAGTAATAACATTGATAGCTGAGTTATCGCAAATAAGAAGAGGTTGCTACTTAATGAGTGAAAGTATACAAGGACTAGAAGCTTTAATGAAAGTTTATAATATTGAAATGGATAAAATAGCTTATAGATTGGAGCAAAGATCTGCTATATCAAAATTTATTGACCCAATAAAAAATAAAGTATTTAATATTGATATATTATCAAAAAAGGAAGCTGAAATATTTGCAACTTCTGCAAATATAGCCTCCATGTTAAGTGAGATTATAAAAATGCCACTCATGGATGAAGAAGGTGCTTTTATTAGTAATAGTTTAGAAGTTTTAGAATGTAATAATCAAGAAATTGAAGAACTAAAACTTCAAATAAATCATCAAGGATAATTTTATGGATTTATTTGGATTTAAAAAAAGGAAAAAAGAAAAAGATTTTACCAATGAAGTAAATGTAGCTATTAGTGCTGAATTAGAAAGGTTTGGATTTGCCAATGCTGAACACTTTAAATCACATACGGATTTAAGTAAAATTGCTGATAGTAGTATTAATCCAGAATATGTTGATAATAATTATCATCAACAAGCTGGATTTTCTGCTGAAATAAAAACAACAGCAAGAACAAATGCAAATAATATTATTGATGGGAAGAACACAAGAATAAGTAGGACTGATGACGTAGGAAGTGTTAATCACCCACAATTTGACCATGTAGAAGTTGATAAATATGGAAATCCAATTTTAGATACTAATGGAAAATATATGGGAGGTTCACAACAAAAAGTTTTTAAAAATCTTGACAGCTATAGAAAGCTTTATGGAAAAGAATTTAACCACTATAAAGATGCCATCTTAGATGTACCAAGTGATCAAATCAAAGATATTAAAACTGATTGGAATAATCAAATTTCAAAACTTAAAAAACAAAAACAAAATAGAATCGAAAGTGGAGACAGTGTTAAGGCAAATGATTTACAGAAAAGAATTGATGAAATAGAAAATGCTAAAAGTAGATTAAGAGATGCAAAAGTCACTACAGAAGAAGCTATGGAGGCGAGAAGAAACCATAATATAAGTATTGCTAAAGATATCGGTAAAATATCTCATAAAGCAGGTATAGAGTCTGCAAAAATTGGCGGCACTATTAGTGGTGGAATAAATTCAGCTAAAAATCTTTATGCTTATTTTAAAGGTAATAAAAGTGCTAAAGAAGCATTACAAGATATGGCAGTTGATACAAGTAAAGCAACAGCACTTGCTTATGCAAGTGGAGCAACAAGTTCAACTATTGGTGGAGTTTTAAAATCTTCAAGTAATCAAATTGCACAAAACTTAGCAAAAGGTAGTACACCTACTGTAATACTACAATCAGGAGTAATATTAGCAAAGCAAACAAAAAACTTATTATCTGGAAAAATTGATGCAAATGAATTTGCTAAAAATATTGGCCAAGAAGGAACTACATTAGCAACATCTTTAACGGGTGCAAATTTAGGAGCAGTTGTAGGAACTGCAATAATACCAGGTGTTGGAACAATTGTTGGTGGTGTCATTGGTGGTATGACAGCATCAATTATGAGTAGTGCAGTATATTCAGAATTACAAAAATCAATTCATGATACAGAAATATCAAATCAGCAAAGAGAAGCAATAAAAAATTATTGTAAAGATTTAATTAGTCAAGAAAAAGAGTACCGTGAATATGCAATGTCAATTTATGATAATTATTTTGACAAAAAAGAATTAGAAATAAAAGATGGATTCAAAACTGTAAGTTTGGCTATTCAAAATGGTGAAGATATAAATAGTGGCTTAGCAGTTATTGGTAAGGCTTTTAACATTGAATTGCAATTCAACAACACAGAAGAATTTAAACAACATATTAAAAGTGAAAAAACTTTAAAATTGTAACTTAAACTTTATCTAGTTAATAAGTACAACAAAATCTAGGAGAGAAATAGTTTACCCTAGCGGGCAAAACTATTTCTCAAGAAAGTCGTTAGATAGACAAGGAGATTTTTATGGCGATAACATTAAAGAGACAAATATCAGAAGATGAGAAGAATATTGTATTAGAAAAGTATGGTCATATTTGCTATGCAACAGGACATGAAATATTAGATGAAAAAGATATACATTTTGATCATATTAAAGCATTTGCAGATAATGGTGTATCTGAAATTGACAATATAGCACCAATGTGTAAAGAGCATAATTTAAAAAAAGGTAGATTACCACTTGAAGACTTTAGAATAAAGCTAAAACTTGAAACTTTTTTTCAACAAGGTCAAGCTTTGACTCTCAAAGATGAATTACAATATTTTCAGGATAATAAAGACATTAATGGCTTTGGATTATCTGTATATTCAAAAAGTACAGAAAATACTATTGAAATTGAAATTGCAAATAAAAAAACCACTTATCATCTTTTTACATGTCCAACGACACAATGGAAATATTTTTATGCATTAATACCCGTAGAAGCTATCAATAGTGACGATGATGAAGATGGGGAAATTGGACTACAACCAAGATATTTAATTTTGGATAAAGTATTTAATTTGTATCGTCACTTTCAAAAACATCCTGTTCTTCAACCATCAATTGCTAGACTATATAAAAATAAAATTTTAGTTTTTGATGGGCAACATAAAATTGCTTCTATGCTATGGGGTGGAAGAAAAGAATTTGAACTAAAAATATATATTAATCCAGACCCACAAATACTTAATAATACAAATATTGCCGCACATGATAAGTTTGCACAAACAAGATTTTACTCATCGATTATGGTTTCCAAACTTGGTTCTCAATTTGGAAAGCAATTTGAAGACTATAAAAATAAAGAAGATGAAGAGAAAAAAAGTGAACTCGGATTTATAAATCATTTAAAAATATCAGATGAACTAACTGTTGCCGAAGCAAACAAAAGATTTTACAGCTTTTTATATAATATGGTATTAGATCCAGAAGTAAATAATATAGTCCATCTTGTTTCAAAAAGTAATCGAAGTTCTAATGAATACCCACTGACAGTAGACATGTTAAGCAAATCACTGTTTAGTAATTTTTTATACAGACACCCACTTGATGAAGATATGGCTTCAAAGCACTATATAAGAGAAAAAGAAATAAATAACTTGATAAAACTTTTTAATATTTTTCATGATGAAGCACTTCATGATTGGGATGCTAATAAAAATTCAAGTGATACAAATCAGAATAAATTAGCAAGACTAATACGAAGTAAGTCTATTATGTCATGGTCAGAAATTTTAAAAGATGCAATTGCAGCCAAACTTGATGTTATAGATGCTGATGATAAAGAAAAACTATTTTATGGGGAAATATCTGATGAAAGCTTCGAGAAAATAAGACAAGTTGTAAGAAGATTGGTAGAATGGGCAATATGGTCTTTACCACAAGATTCAGAAATTGATAGAATTTTATCTGATAATAAAAGTGAAATCAAAAAATATATGAAAAGTAAAGGCTTAACTGCTGGTTATTTATTAGGTGCCCCAGAATAAAGGTATCTAACAAGTACTTGGAGAGAAATACGAAGCCAAAGCGCGGCTTCGTATTTCTCAAGAAAGTCGTTATATGAACAAAGGAAAAAAATGTATAAAGTGATAATTTTAGTTTTGGCAATTATTTTGTCTGGATGTTCAGCAAAAAAAGTTATGTTAGAAGCAAATAGTGTTGAAATTGTTAACGAACCTGTTAATAAAAGTAAATGTAAATTTTTGGGTGAGATAATTGGTTCTCAAGGAAATTGGTTTACTGGTGATTATACATCAAATAAAAATTTAGTTACTGGTGCGAGAAATGAACTTCGCAATGAAGCATACAAACTTGGAGCGAATATTGTTTATATACAAAATATGGCAAATACAAATGCTTGGGGTTCTCTTGGGACAACCAATACTACAGCTATTGGTAAAGCATATAAGTGTTCGTACTAACATATAACAAGTACTTGGAGAGAAATATGAAGCCAAAGAGCGGCTTCATATTTCTCAAGACAGTCGTTATATCCTGTATCATTATCATGATGCTAGATGATGTAACTATTTTATATAGTTGCAAATTCAAAAAAAGGAGTCTTACATGGGAAAAGGCGGATGCACTCCACCAAATGGTCCTAGTACAACAGGTAACCCATCTGGTGGCGGTAGAGGAAATTGCTCTCCTAAAAAATAATTAAAGAAAAAATATACATCATTTTGCTAAAATGATGTATATTCGAATATTGGAGTTAATCATGACAGCTTTAAAACAAGATGAGCTTTTTAATGAGATAGATATTTTACCAATAGATTTGAAAACTGAAATTGTTGATAAGATATTAGCTAGTATCACACCTTTAAACAGTGAAATAGATAAACTATGGATAAAAGAAGTTAACAAAAGAAAACAAGAGGTTGAGTCAAATTCCATTACATTAGTTGATGGAGACGAAGTTTTCAAAAAAATCTCTCAAAGACTCCACTCATAAATGACTTACTCTTTCCACCCAGATGCTGAAGTCGAATTAAATGCTTCAGTTGACTACTATCAAGAATGTAAAGATGGACTTGGTGCAGAATTTGCATATGAAGTTCAAAAAACAATCCAAAGAATTTTAGAATATCCTACTGCTTGGCAGAAACTAGATGAAGAAATAAGAAGATGCTTAACAAACAGATTTCCTTTTGGAATAATCTACTATCAAAGAGATAATGAAATTATTATTTTAGCTGTTATGCAACTTCACAGAAAACCAAACTATTGGAAAGAAAGAAAGATATAACAAGTACGAGGAGACCAATAATTTACCCTAGCGGGAAAATTATTGCTCACGACAACCGTTATCCGCTCACTGCGTGACCGGATAACGGGGGCGCGGGTTGTACCTAAGGAAAGAAGATTGAAAAAAATAATATTATTTATACACAGATGGTAGCTATGCAACATTTAGACATTCCAATTAATCATTATGACAGTGATAAATTAAACTTTAAACCATTTGCAAAAAAAGTTGCTACAAGTATATTAAATTATAATCAAAATGAGACTTTAATATTTTCGATTGAAGGAAGGTGGGGAAGTGGTAAAACATCATTAATAAACCTAATAGAAAATGAAATAAAAGGTAATGTTGAAGTATTACATTTTAATCCTTGGTTATTAACAGATATTAGTCAAGTTATTAAACTTTTTTTTGATGAACTTATAAAAATATTATCATATGGCTCGTTTAAAGTAAAATTAAATGAAGATATCAAAAAAGATTTAAAAAATTTAGCAAATATTTTGTTACCTGAAAGCATGACAATAAAGGTGCCTTTTATAAATATAGGCTATAAGCCAAAAGATGTTTTACTATCAAGTAGTGAAGATAGTTTAGAAAAAATCAAATTGAAAATTAATAAATATTTAAAAAATTTAGATAAAAAGATAGTTATAGTTATTGATGACATAGATAGATTGACAGACAATGAGACAGAATTTATTTTTAGACTCACAAAAGGTATAGCTGATTTTGACAATTTGATTTATATTCTATTGTATGATAAAACTATTGTATCTAAATCACTTCAAACATTTAAGCAAGAAGATGGAGAGAAGTATCTTGAAAAAATAGTACA
The DNA window shown above is from Sulfurimonas hongkongensis and carries:
- a CDS encoding glycine zipper family protein; amino-acid sequence: MGFLKRTANFVTFGAVDRSDAKKITKNANKRKDDIKEELDDAKENTQNDIKNLGILKETTYSETISSFVKSYEVIGKVDLKPLKQNEALDYDIFQADFKEMQIITTNIKEISTAVVGGALIGTTAAFGAMGTAAIIGTASTGTAIGTLSGVAATNATLAWLGGGAIGAGGAGMTGGMVVLGGIALAPVVVFGMFIGTNKGKQVLNEANNYSDEIDVLVEKVITLIAELSQIRRGCYLMSESIQGLEALMKVYNIEMDKIAYRLEQRSAISKFIDPIKNKVFNIDILSKKEAEIFATSANIASMLSEIIKMPLMDEEGAFISNSLEVLECNNQEIEELKLQINHQG
- a CDS encoding HNH endonuclease signature motif containing protein, which codes for MAITLKRQISEDEKNIVLEKYGHICYATGHEILDEKDIHFDHIKAFADNGVSEIDNIAPMCKEHNLKKGRLPLEDFRIKLKLETFFQQGQALTLKDELQYFQDNKDINGFGLSVYSKSTENTIEIEIANKKTTYHLFTCPTTQWKYFYALIPVEAINSDDDEDGEIGLQPRYLILDKVFNLYRHFQKHPVLQPSIARLYKNKILVFDGQHKIASMLWGGRKEFELKIYINPDPQILNNTNIAAHDKFAQTRFYSSIMVSKLGSQFGKQFEDYKNKEDEEKKSELGFINHLKISDELTVAEANKRFYSFLYNMVLDPEVNNIVHLVSKSNRSSNEYPLTVDMLSKSLFSNFLYRHPLDEDMASKHYIREKEINNLIKLFNIFHDEALHDWDANKNSSDTNQNKLARLIRSKSIMSWSEILKDAIAAKLDVIDADDKEKLFYGEISDESFEKIRQVVRRLVEWAIWSLPQDSEIDRILSDNKSEIKKYMKSKGLTAGYLLGAPE
- a CDS encoding DUF4156 domain-containing protein, whose protein sequence is MYKVIILVLAIILSGCSAKKVMLEANSVEIVNEPVNKSKCKFLGEIIGSQGNWFTGDYTSNKNLVTGARNELRNEAYKLGANIVYIQNMANTNAWGSLGTTNTTAIGKAYKCSY
- a CDS encoding addiction module protein, whose protein sequence is MTALKQDELFNEIDILPIDLKTEIVDKILASITPLNSEIDKLWIKEVNKRKQEVESNSITLVDGDEVFKKISQRLHS
- a CDS encoding type II toxin-antitoxin system RelE/ParE family toxin, whose product is MTYSFHPDAEVELNASVDYYQECKDGLGAEFAYEVQKTIQRILEYPTAWQKLDEEIRRCLTNRFPFGIIYYQRDNEIIILAVMQLHRKPNYWKERKI